The following are encoded in a window of Streptomyces sp. Go-475 genomic DNA:
- a CDS encoding IS5 family transposase (programmed frameshift): MTDLVERLVPDELWVLFRRVVPPTEMKRPQGGGRRRAGDRACLAAIIFVATSGCTWRQLPPVFGPAWPTVYRRFARWSRDRVWARLHRVFLDELGARGELDWSRCAIDSVSLRAAKGGPLTGPNPTDRGKNGSKIHLITDRNGLPLSLDVSGANMQDSLGLKPLVRGIPPIRSRRGPRRRRPAKLHADKGYDYDHLRRWLRKRGIHHRIARKGIESSQRLGRHRWVVERTVSWLAGCRRLHRRYERKAEHFLAFVGIAAALISYRRLAD, translated from the exons ATGACGGATCTGGTCGAGCGGTTGGTACCGGACGAGTTGTGGGTGCTGTTTCGCCGAGTGGTCCCGCCGACGGAGATGAAGCGTCCGCAGGGCGGAGGCAGACGGCGGGCGGGAGACCGCGCATGCCTGGCGGCGATCATCTTCGTGGCCACCTCGGGGTGCACATGGCGGCAGTTGCCCCCGGTGTTCGGCCCGGCCTGGCCGACGGTCTACCGGCGCTTCGCCCGGTGGAGCCGGGACCGGGTCTGGGCCCGGCTGCACCGCGTCTTCCTGGACGAGCTCGGCGCCCGCGGTGAGCTGGACTGGTCGCGATGCGCCATCGACTCCGTCAGTCTCAGGGCCGCAAAAGGGGGCC CACTGACCGGACCGAATCCGACCGACCGCGGCAAGAATGGATCGAAGATCCACCTCATCACGGACCGGAACGGTCTACCACTGTCACTGGACGTCTCCGGCGCCAACATGCAGGACAGCCTCGGCCTGAAGCCGCTCGTACGCGGCATCCCGCCGATCCGCTCCCGGCGTGGCCCGCGCCGTCGGCGACCGGCCAAGCTCCACGCCGACAAGGGCTACGACTACGACCACCTGCGCCGATGGCTCCGCAAGCGGGGCATCCACCACCGGATCGCCCGCAAAGGCATCGAGTCCTCGCAGCGGCTGGGCCGCCACCGCTGGGTCGTCGAGAGGACGGTGTCCTGGCTCGCCGGCTGCCGACGGCTGCACCGCCGCTACGAGCGCAAGGCCGAACACTTCCTGGCCTTCGTCGGCATCGCCGCAGCCCTGATCAGCTACCGCAGACTCGCCGACTGA
- a CDS encoding TetR/AcrR family transcriptional regulator has product MSSERVDGRTLRFQHRRPELLAAATEYVLDHGIAGLSLRPVAQALGVTHATLLRHFSSKDELIKCVLEKIRTDLFAQVTADRELQEAGSAAQLLRITWRRLCEPKEQRQFLLLFEVVAGKAWQSGDGGELARSMDAEVVDFISGWLRQDGWEPEDASALATLLLAQIRGLQLDLLVSGDRARVDRAFEFALALLEPRTGHSVS; this is encoded by the coding sequence ATGAGTTCCGAGCGCGTCGACGGGCGGACACTCCGGTTTCAGCACCGGCGACCGGAGTTGCTGGCCGCAGCGACCGAGTACGTCCTCGATCACGGCATCGCCGGCCTGTCGCTGCGTCCGGTAGCCCAGGCGCTGGGGGTGACCCATGCGACGCTGCTGCGCCATTTCTCGTCGAAGGACGAGCTGATCAAGTGCGTATTGGAGAAGATCCGCACCGATCTCTTCGCTCAGGTGACCGCCGACAGGGAACTCCAGGAAGCCGGGTCGGCGGCACAACTGCTGAGGATCACTTGGCGACGGCTGTGCGAGCCGAAGGAGCAGCGGCAGTTCCTGCTCCTGTTCGAAGTGGTCGCCGGCAAGGCGTGGCAGTCCGGCGACGGAGGGGAGCTGGCGCGGTCGATGGACGCCGAGGTCGTCGATTTCATCTCCGGGTGGCTCAGGCAGGACGGGTGGGAGCCCGAGGACGCGTCAGCCCTGGCCACCCTCCTCCTGGCTCAGATCCGGGGGCTTCAGCTCGACCTTCTCGTCTCGGGAGACCGCGCGCGGGTCGATCGGGCGTTCGAGTTCGCCCTCGCCCTCCTCGAGCCTCGGACGGGGCACAGCGTGTCCTGA
- a CDS encoding nuclear transport factor 2 family protein: MTDTTKTLMTDDETAVRAVYVAFAQAMQAVDPEAMKDLWDDGYEHLVYQPEEIEAALTTWDAIVDHWRRLPGFVDRIEGREYSSDIAVLGDVALAYWRGHTTVEFKGSIEPIAGDSRLSAVLRRTDDGWRFIHWHESRQLVAG; this comes from the coding sequence ATGACTGACACGACGAAGACACTGATGACTGACGACGAGACGGCCGTCCGCGCCGTGTACGTGGCCTTCGCCCAGGCGATGCAGGCGGTGGACCCCGAGGCGATGAAGGATCTGTGGGACGACGGCTACGAGCACCTGGTCTACCAGCCGGAGGAGATCGAAGCCGCCCTCACGACGTGGGACGCGATCGTCGACCACTGGCGCCGGCTTCCGGGATTCGTCGACCGGATCGAAGGGCGTGAGTACAGCAGCGACATCGCTGTGCTCGGCGATGTCGCGCTCGCCTACTGGCGGGGCCACACCACGGTCGAGTTCAAGGGCTCCATCGAGCCGATCGCCGGCGACTCCCGGCTCTCGGCCGTTCTGCGTCGGACTGACGACGGTTGGCGATTCATCCACTGGCACGAGTCGCGCCAGCTCGTCGCCGGATGA
- a CDS encoding nuclear transport factor 2 family protein, producing MPFDYAAYEEAFNAGDDDALVERYFTEDARFSGASVDLRGREEIRAFLHQAHDGIRETMRPQVVTRSGTHVAAEIDTDFQATEDRPDFVFGPLARGELTTVKFFVTYELDAAGEKIAALRAATWKAGQGVSPAPTRITPTAAGRRAFLDYLISLSTANTERFLLFFTDDIELTVPSVGVLRGLDAVAAFYGKMFQTVRENVTAHAVIIDEHAIALEATTRLTAVVDAPDFPGGPLRQGESVENDYFIHYRLHDGRINRIDLAPRGELRGPFVAESA from the coding sequence ATGCCATTCGATTATGCCGCCTACGAGGAGGCTTTCAACGCCGGGGACGACGATGCCCTGGTGGAGCGTTACTTCACCGAGGACGCCCGGTTCTCCGGGGCGAGCGTGGACCTGCGTGGCCGTGAGGAGATCCGGGCGTTCCTCCACCAGGCCCATGACGGCATCCGCGAGACGATGCGGCCCCAGGTGGTCACCCGCAGCGGCACCCACGTCGCCGCCGAGATCGACACGGATTTCCAGGCGACCGAGGACCGGCCGGACTTCGTGTTCGGGCCGCTCGCCCGCGGCGAGCTGACCACGGTCAAGTTCTTCGTCACCTACGAGCTCGACGCCGCAGGGGAGAAGATCGCCGCGCTGCGGGCCGCGACCTGGAAGGCCGGACAGGGTGTGAGCCCCGCACCGACCCGGATCACGCCGACCGCCGCCGGACGGCGTGCCTTCCTGGACTACCTCATCTCGCTCAGCACCGCGAACACCGAACGGTTCCTCCTCTTCTTCACCGACGACATCGAGCTGACGGTGCCCTCCGTGGGCGTGCTGCGCGGACTGGACGCCGTGGCCGCGTTCTACGGGAAGATGTTCCAGACCGTCCGAGAGAACGTCACCGCGCACGCGGTGATCATCGACGAGCACGCCATCGCGCTGGAGGCAACCACGCGCCTCACGGCCGTCGTGGACGCGCCGGACTTCCCCGGCGGGCCCCTGAGGCAGGGCGAGAGTGTCGAGAACGACTACTTCATCCACTACCGCCTGCATGACGGGCGCATCAACCGCATCGACCTGGCACCTCGCGGCGAGTTGCGGGGACCTTTCGTCGCGGAGTCGGCATGA
- a CDS encoding CocE/NonD family hydrolase, translated as MEHREGRPVRSLLPDRFAVAGRRAQSPAPGRDQPVGRLDGHLSRGGPARWHPRNLVLTLHPGPLGGGEHHPDRGSAETEAHPFYDEFWASKSAQLERIQVPAFVVASWSDQGLHTGGALEGFRRISSQEKWLEVHGRKKWAHYYDPASIERQRTFFDHYLHGRGPGPYMQEKLCEPHRAKRR; from the coding sequence ATGGAGCACCGGGAAGGTCGGCCTGTCCGGAGTCTCCTACCTGACCGTTTCGCAGTGGCGGGTCGCCGAGCTCAATCCCCCGCACCTGGCCGCGATCAACCCGTGGGAAGGCTGGACGGACACCTATCGCGAGGTGGTCCGGCACGGTGGCATCCCCGAAACCTGGTTCTGACCCTACATCCAGGGCCGCTGGGGGGGGGCGAGCACCACCCAGATCGAGGATCTGCCGAGACCGAGGCGCACCCGTTCTACGACGAGTTCTGGGCGTCCAAGAGCGCACAACTCGAACGTATCCAGGTGCCCGCGTTCGTCGTCGCCAGTTGGTCGGACCAGGGCCTGCACACCGGGGGCGCGCTCGAAGGCTTCCGCCGCATCTCCTCGCAGGAGAAGTGGCTGGAGGTCCACGGCCGCAAGAAATGGGCCCACTACTACGACCCCGCCTCGATCGAGCGGCAGAGGACCTTCTTCGACCACTACCTCCACGGACGCGGGCCCGGCCCGTACATGCAGGAAAAACTGTGTGAGCCCCACCGGGCGAAGCGCCGGTAG
- a CDS encoding acyltransferase produces the protein MTIATAGPARLGWLDALRGLAALVVVFDHSAYTFLADFRRELMPQFNTSRYGIMVFFLVSGYIVPASLERRGCVRTFWIGRVFRVYPLWAAVVTVYLAVVLLGLAEGRDLGGQSAAAVAVAHVTLLQELLGTPGLLLVLWTLSYEMCFYLLVVALFTVRRHRGSASAAVVLAVLAAVSVAVGVVPPASALSGRAGTGPLIACASVAVVVAIGCASSGSPVLRAFGGVLGAVPALVLVPFNGTIPLWEGLVILAVMFLGSAVHRAEHGQTTWRRAAGAALVVVACAVASAYRYGDGDHFTRRGWLTAFLLAVLTFGAGLAARRRRIPRVLTGLGTISYSVYLVHPVLLAVIDGTVGRRRQDQLALLVAFFAVLLPLCVLTHRYVEAPGQNWGRRLAHRLRDRDAPKTSFPLA, from the coding sequence ATGACCATCGCCACCGCCGGCCCGGCGCGGCTGGGCTGGCTGGACGCGCTGCGCGGCCTCGCGGCGCTCGTCGTGGTGTTCGACCACTCGGCGTACACCTTCCTGGCGGACTTCCGGCGGGAGCTGATGCCGCAGTTCAACACCAGTCGCTACGGCATCATGGTGTTCTTCCTGGTGAGCGGTTACATCGTCCCGGCATCGCTGGAACGCCGGGGCTGCGTCCGGACGTTCTGGATCGGACGGGTGTTCCGCGTGTACCCGCTGTGGGCGGCCGTCGTCACCGTGTACCTCGCCGTCGTTCTCCTGGGCCTCGCGGAGGGCCGTGACCTCGGCGGGCAGAGCGCGGCCGCGGTGGCCGTCGCCCACGTCACGCTGCTGCAGGAGCTGCTGGGGACGCCCGGTCTGCTGCTCGTCCTGTGGACCCTCTCGTACGAGATGTGCTTCTACCTGCTGGTCGTCGCCCTGTTCACGGTCCGTCGGCACCGCGGGTCCGCGTCCGCCGCCGTCGTCCTGGCCGTGCTCGCCGCGGTGAGCGTGGCGGTGGGAGTGGTGCCGCCGGCCTCCGCCCTGTCCGGCAGGGCCGGCACCGGCCCGCTGATCGCGTGCGCGTCGGTCGCCGTGGTGGTCGCCATCGGCTGCGCGAGTTCCGGGTCTCCCGTGCTGCGGGCGTTCGGGGGCGTGCTGGGCGCGGTGCCGGCGCTCGTCCTGGTCCCGTTCAACGGCACGATCCCGCTGTGGGAGGGTCTGGTGATCCTCGCCGTGATGTTCCTCGGCAGCGCCGTGCACCGTGCCGAGCACGGTCAGACCACCTGGCGCCGTGCGGCGGGCGCCGCCCTCGTGGTGGTCGCCTGTGCCGTGGCGAGTGCCTATCGGTACGGCGACGGCGACCACTTCACGCGGCGCGGCTGGCTCACGGCGTTCCTGCTGGCCGTGCTCACCTTCGGCGCCGGGCTGGCCGCGCGCCGCCGGCGGATCCCGCGGGTGCTGACCGGCCTGGGAACGATCAGCTACTCGGTCTATCTGGTGCACCCGGTGCTGCTGGCGGTGATCGACGGCACGGTCGGCCGCCGCCGGCAGGACCAGCTCGCGCTGCTGGTGGCGTTCTTCGCCGTCCTGCTGCCCCTGTGCGTGCTGACCCACCGGTACGTCGAGGCGCCGGGCCAGAACTGGGGCCGCAGGCTGGCCCACCGCCTGCGGGACCGCGACGCTCCTAAGACGTCGTTTCCTTTGGCGTGA
- a CDS encoding RNA polymerase sigma factor, translating into MDDAERLRGGPAAAVRDPRLFEEFYRRHVDAVMRFVARRVDDPHTAADLTAEIFLAVLDSAHTYRPRLGSETAWLYGIARNVVSSERRRVARETERDLRISGRRLLEPDDITRIEDRLDAESPGRRALAALARLPEGERAVMELIAVDQLTVTEAAAALGIRQVTARVRLHRARKALREESAARAAGTPPPAVPARPTGPEAPDPSLLHVARGEA; encoded by the coding sequence GTGGATGACGCGGAACGGTTACGGGGCGGGCCCGCCGCGGCGGTGCGGGACCCGCGGCTCTTCGAGGAGTTCTACCGGCGCCACGTGGACGCGGTGATGCGTTTCGTGGCCCGGCGGGTGGACGACCCGCACACGGCGGCCGACCTTACGGCCGAGATCTTCCTCGCCGTCCTCGACTCGGCCCACACCTACCGGCCGCGCCTCGGCAGCGAGACCGCCTGGCTGTACGGCATCGCGCGCAACGTCGTGTCGTCGGAGCGCCGCCGGGTCGCCCGGGAGACCGAACGCGACCTGCGCATCTCCGGGCGGCGGTTGCTGGAGCCGGACGACATCACCCGCATCGAGGACAGACTCGACGCGGAGAGCCCGGGGCGGCGCGCGCTGGCCGCCCTGGCGAGACTCCCCGAGGGCGAGCGGGCCGTCATGGAACTGATCGCGGTGGACCAGCTGACGGTCACCGAAGCGGCGGCCGCGCTGGGCATCCGCCAGGTCACCGCCCGGGTCCGGCTGCACCGGGCGCGCAAGGCGCTGCGGGAGGAGTCCGCCGCCCGGGCCGCCGGGACGCCCCCTCCGGCCGTACCGGCACGTCCCACGGGGCCGGAGGCGCCGGACCCATCGCTGCTGCACGTCGCAAGGGGAGAAGCATGA
- a CDS encoding ATP-binding protein, with the protein MERQARGGGPVAIGAFSAKTVEDKADDVTEQVPAPQLRRRLGRADLRAVPEARRALRELLRQWGRPGRSDLPDIAELLTSELVTNAIVHTDHDAVLTATVGPRGLRVEVRDFVARRPRLRLPVTDDGTNGRGLFLVQSLADAWGVRAHGVGKAVWFELAAEAA; encoded by the coding sequence ATGGAGAGGCAGGCACGAGGAGGCGGTCCCGTAGCGATAGGGGCCTTCTCGGCGAAGACGGTGGAGGACAAGGCCGACGACGTCACGGAGCAGGTGCCGGCGCCACAGCTGAGGCGCAGACTCGGGCGGGCGGACCTCAGGGCCGTACCGGAAGCCCGCAGGGCCCTGCGGGAGTTGCTCCGGCAGTGGGGCAGGCCCGGGCGATCCGATCTTCCCGACATAGCGGAACTGCTCACCAGCGAACTCGTCACCAACGCGATCGTCCACACCGACCACGACGCGGTCCTGACGGCCACCGTCGGCCCCCGCGGACTGCGCGTGGAGGTGCGGGACTTCGTGGCCCGCAGACCCCGGCTGCGCCTGCCGGTCACCGACGACGGCACGAACGGCCGGGGCCTGTTCCTCGTGCAGTCCCTCGCGGACGCCTGGGGGGTCAGGGCCCACGGGGTGGGCAAGGCCGTCTGGTTCGAGCTGGCGGCCGAGGCGGCGTGA
- a CDS encoding DUF2637 domain-containing protein — protein MRLTDISLNWLLPGAVLLLGMLAAVAVLARGKRSSVKDTSADDSWERSEERRRRKEAVYGTVSYVLLFCCAAVAAALSFHGLVGFGEQNLGLSGGWQYLVPFGLDGAAMFCSVLAVREASHGDAALGSRILVWTFALAAAWFNWVHAPRGVGHDGAPHFFAGMSLSAAVLFDRALKQTRRAALREQGLVPRPLPQIRIVRWLRAPRETYKAWSLMLLEGVRSLDEAVDEVREDKRKKDADRQRRRDQQRVERAQLKAISRGHRGYLGRGGGRQLEVQVERGSSQVSAEPAISAPEQLPVRSRPSLQPVRHGADPVTVDLTAEDDTMALPRLDSLERKLKDLEQQFG, from the coding sequence ATGAGACTGACCGACATATCGCTGAACTGGCTGCTTCCGGGCGCCGTGCTTCTCCTGGGCATGCTGGCGGCGGTGGCGGTGCTCGCGCGCGGCAAGCGCTCCTCGGTCAAGGACACGAGCGCGGACGATTCCTGGGAGCGCAGCGAGGAACGCCGCAGACGCAAGGAGGCCGTCTACGGCACCGTCTCCTACGTCCTCCTGTTCTGCTGCGCGGCCGTCGCCGCCGCCCTCTCCTTCCACGGCCTGGTCGGCTTCGGCGAGCAGAACCTCGGCCTGTCCGGCGGCTGGCAGTACCTCGTCCCGTTCGGCCTGGACGGCGCGGCGATGTTCTGCTCCGTGCTCGCGGTGCGCGAGGCCAGCCATGGTGACGCCGCGCTCGGCTCCCGGATACTGGTCTGGACGTTCGCGCTCGCCGCGGCCTGGTTCAACTGGGTGCACGCGCCCAGGGGCGTCGGCCACGACGGCGCCCCCCACTTCTTCGCCGGCATGTCCCTCTCCGCGGCGGTCCTGTTCGACCGCGCGCTGAAGCAGACCCGCCGGGCCGCCCTGCGCGAGCAGGGCCTGGTGCCGCGCCCGCTGCCGCAGATCCGTATCGTGCGCTGGCTGCGGGCCCCCCGCGAGACGTACAAGGCCTGGTCGCTGATGCTGCTGGAGGGTGTGCGCAGCCTCGACGAGGCGGTCGACGAGGTCCGCGAGGACAAGCGCAAGAAGGACGCGGACCGGCAGCGCCGCCGCGACCAGCAGCGCGTGGAGCGGGCCCAGCTGAAGGCGATCAGCCGCGGTCACCGCGGCTACCTCGGCCGCGGCGGCGGCCGGCAGCTGGAGGTGCAGGTGGAGCGCGGCTCCTCGCAGGTCTCCGCGGAGCCTGCCATATCCGCGCCGGAACAACTGCCCGTCCGCTCGCGTCCCTCCCTGCAGCCCGTTCGCCACGGAGCTGACCCGGTGACCGTCGACCTCACCGCGGAGGACGACACCATGGCGCTGCCGCGCCTCGACTCCCTGGAGCGCAAGCTCAAGGACCTGGAGCAGCAGTTCGGCTGA
- a CDS encoding (2Fe-2S)-binding protein, whose protein sequence is MPVPRSAVSGAYARLAEILPGLAVTELTPEEETPRGGGWITAADLAAAGPALDTYLAWDDAQIERDYDQRARPDVVASFGLHRYAWPACLLITAPWFLHRRVPRYPVTHVSYDRTAPGHALGRMAVRPAGFACLPDDEAAALPGARVVPDEEALRAEVRSAVAEHLEPVLTGFGPRMRRRGRALWGMATDEIVEGLWYVAQLLGGIEERRAMRELELLLPGATKPYVGTAAFRELTGPGGEPLRTRDRASCCMFYTLRPEDTCATCPRTCDADRVTKLLATAS, encoded by the coding sequence ATGCCCGTGCCCCGTTCGGCCGTCTCCGGCGCCTACGCCCGCCTGGCCGAGATCCTCCCGGGGCTCGCCGTCACCGAACTGACCCCCGAAGAGGAGACCCCGCGCGGCGGCGGCTGGATCACGGCCGCCGACCTCGCGGCCGCCGGCCCCGCCCTGGACACGTACCTGGCCTGGGACGACGCCCAGATCGAACGGGACTACGACCAGCGGGCCCGCCCCGACGTCGTCGCCAGCTTCGGCCTGCACCGCTACGCCTGGCCCGCCTGCCTCCTGATCACCGCGCCCTGGTTCCTGCACCGCAGGGTCCCCCGCTACCCCGTGACGCACGTCTCGTACGACCGCACGGCCCCCGGCCACGCCCTCGGCCGCATGGCGGTCCGGCCGGCCGGTTTCGCCTGCCTGCCCGACGACGAGGCCGCCGCGCTGCCCGGCGCCCGGGTCGTCCCGGACGAGGAGGCGCTGCGGGCCGAGGTGCGGTCGGCGGTCGCCGAGCACCTGGAGCCGGTCCTGACGGGCTTCGGCCCAAGGATGCGGCGCCGCGGCCGGGCCCTGTGGGGCATGGCGACCGACGAGATCGTCGAGGGCCTGTGGTACGTCGCCCAGCTGCTCGGCGGGATCGAGGAGCGGCGCGCCATGCGGGAGCTGGAGCTGCTCCTGCCGGGCGCGACGAAGCCGTACGTCGGCACGGCCGCGTTCCGGGAGCTGACCGGCCCGGGCGGCGAGCCCCTGCGCACCCGGGACCGCGCGAGCTGCTGCATGTTCTACACCCTGCGCCCGGAGGACACCTGCGCCACCTGCCCGCGCACCTGCGACGCGGACCGGGTCACCAAGCTCCTGGCCACGGCCAGTTGA
- a CDS encoding GntR family transcriptional regulator, translating to MKQGAQGSAGTGVPRGAGAGAGSGAGVPAGQARVPEQAGAVRGEHTHSEPSAPCAPRVRAVVQRASVRGQIVDALRAALVAGDLKPGEVYSAPVLGERFGVSATPVREAMQQLALEGAVEVVPNRGFRVVERGARELAELAEVRALIEVPVMLRLARTVPAERWAELRPLAEATVRAASTGCRATYAETDRRFHRAVLCLSGNEQLVQIAEDLHRRAQWPLVGGGPGARGRADLVADAHEHTALLDALIARDLEVVRVLVGEHFAGAAGG from the coding sequence TTGAAGCAGGGCGCGCAGGGCTCCGCCGGGACGGGGGTTCCACGAGGTGCCGGGGCGGGTGCCGGGTCCGGGGCGGGTGTGCCGGCCGGGCAGGCCCGGGTGCCGGAGCAGGCGGGGGCCGTGCGGGGGGAGCACACGCACAGCGAGCCGTCCGCGCCGTGCGCGCCGCGGGTCCGGGCCGTCGTCCAGCGGGCCTCCGTGCGCGGGCAGATCGTGGACGCGCTGCGGGCCGCGCTGGTGGCGGGCGATCTCAAGCCCGGGGAGGTGTACTCGGCGCCGGTGCTGGGCGAGCGGTTCGGGGTCTCGGCGACGCCCGTACGGGAGGCGATGCAGCAGCTGGCCCTGGAGGGGGCCGTCGAGGTCGTGCCGAACCGTGGGTTCCGGGTGGTCGAGCGGGGAGCGCGGGAGCTGGCGGAACTGGCCGAGGTGCGGGCGCTGATCGAGGTCCCGGTGATGCTGCGGCTGGCCCGTACCGTGCCCGCCGAGCGCTGGGCCGAGCTGCGCCCCCTCGCCGAGGCGACGGTCCGCGCGGCGTCCACCGGCTGCCGGGCCACGTACGCGGAGACCGACCGGAGGTTCCACCGGGCCGTGCTGTGCCTCTCCGGGAACGAGCAACTGGTGCAGATCGCGGAGGACCTGCACCGCAGGGCGCAGTGGCCGCTGGTCGGGGGTGGGCCGGGGGCCCGGGGGCGGGCGGACCTGGTGGCGGACGCGCATGAGCACACGGCGTTGCTGGACGCGTTGATCGCCCGGGATCTGGAGGTGGTGCGGGTGCTGGTGGGGGAGCACTTCGCGGGGGCGGCGGGCGGCTGA
- a CDS encoding MerR family transcriptional regulator → MATTESRAESLSIGEVAERTGLSVHALRFYEREGLLVGPVRRTASGRRRYTAADVEWLLICVKLRESGMPLADLKRFAELVRQGPGNEAERLRLLDAHQRRVEGQIQALEECRSLIAWKVGVYAEHLARGEAGGLWDPTA, encoded by the coding sequence ATGGCGACCACCGAATCCCGTGCGGAGTCACTGAGCATCGGCGAAGTGGCCGAGCGCACCGGGCTCAGCGTGCACGCGTTGCGCTTCTACGAGCGCGAGGGCCTGCTGGTCGGACCGGTCCGGCGCACCGCGAGCGGCCGACGGCGATACACCGCGGCCGATGTCGAATGGCTGCTGATCTGCGTCAAGCTGCGGGAATCCGGGATGCCGCTGGCGGACCTCAAACGGTTCGCCGAGTTGGTCCGGCAGGGTCCCGGCAACGAAGCCGAACGGCTGCGGCTCCTCGACGCCCATCAACGGCGCGTCGAGGGACAGATCCAGGCGCTGGAGGAGTGCCGCTCGCTCATCGCCTGGAAGGTCGGGGTCTACGCCGAGCACCTCGCCCGCGGCGAGGCCGGCGGACTGTGGGACCCGACGGCCTGA
- a CDS encoding oxidoreductase: protein MTITDQQPFDTPFSAAGTAEDVLAGFDLSGRTALVTGGYSGLGLETARGLAAAGARVIVPARRPGAARAALADVDGCDVIPMDLADLDSVRAAAVRLNNSLDRLDLLMAVAGVMATPERRVGPGWESQLAVNHFGHFALACELYPLLAAAGGARVVVNSSAGHALTDIRWHDPHFRTGYDKWLAYGQAKTANALFAVQLDALGRTDGVRAFALHPGKIITGLQREMTLQEQIERGWVDEHGDVIGAGFKTPSQGAATGLWAATSPLLDGRGGLYLEDCDVARVCAPGAPMDDGGVRAYAIDSDAAERLWDLSVAATGAVPVPR from the coding sequence ATGACCATCACTGATCAGCAGCCGTTCGACACGCCCTTCTCGGCCGCCGGCACCGCCGAGGACGTCCTGGCCGGCTTCGACCTCTCCGGCAGGACCGCCCTCGTGACCGGGGGGTATTCCGGACTCGGCCTGGAAACCGCCCGGGGCCTCGCGGCCGCCGGGGCCCGGGTCATCGTTCCGGCACGCCGGCCCGGAGCCGCCCGCGCCGCTCTCGCGGATGTGGACGGCTGTGACGTCATCCCCATGGACCTGGCGGACCTCGACAGCGTGCGCGCCGCCGCCGTGCGGCTCAACAACTCCCTCGACAGGCTCGACCTCCTCATGGCCGTCGCCGGTGTCATGGCCACCCCCGAGCGGCGGGTGGGGCCCGGCTGGGAAAGCCAGCTCGCCGTCAACCACTTCGGGCACTTCGCCCTCGCCTGCGAGCTCTACCCGCTGCTGGCCGCCGCCGGCGGTGCGCGCGTCGTCGTCAACAGCTCCGCCGGGCACGCCCTGACCGACATCCGCTGGCACGACCCGCACTTCCGCACCGGCTACGACAAGTGGCTGGCCTACGGCCAGGCCAAGACCGCCAACGCGCTGTTCGCCGTGCAGCTCGACGCCCTCGGCCGCACCGACGGCGTCCGGGCGTTCGCCCTCCACCCGGGCAAGATCATCACCGGCCTCCAGCGGGAGATGACGCTCCAGGAGCAGATCGAACGCGGGTGGGTGGACGAGCACGGCGACGTCATCGGCGCCGGCTTCAAGACACCGTCCCAAGGCGCCGCCACCGGCCTGTGGGCCGCCACGTCTCCCCTCCTCGACGGCCGCGGCGGGCTCTACCTCGAGGACTGCGACGTCGCACGCGTCTGCGCCCCCGGCGCGCCCATGGACGACGGCGGAGTGCGCGCCTACGCCATCGACTCCGACGCGGCCGAACGGCTGTGGGACCTGTCCGTCGCGGCGACCGGCGCCGTCCCGGTCCCGCGATGA
- a CDS encoding TerD family protein, whose amino-acid sequence MNGLDKGIRKAEVALKWDPGPTGQPPADLDLVAATYLAGDPYGEPAHVVRSDSRFPDGAIRLARDSGEGKGFGWDQVMTLELDRLDSRYARVVVDVVIQQRSARRTFGSVPHPALRIREGYTVLAEGDFGDVLESTAATVGEFVRDESGGWNFLPGVHGFEAGTGHRLMPRGHTSPGPENDPDDDWPQES is encoded by the coding sequence GTGAACGGCCTCGACAAGGGGATCCGCAAGGCCGAAGTCGCACTGAAGTGGGACCCGGGTCCGACGGGGCAGCCGCCCGCCGATCTGGACCTCGTCGCCGCCACCTACCTGGCGGGTGACCCGTACGGCGAGCCCGCCCACGTGGTGCGCTCCGACAGCCGCTTCCCAGACGGCGCCATCCGCCTCGCCCGGGACAGCGGGGAAGGCAAGGGCTTCGGCTGGGACCAGGTCATGACGCTGGAGCTCGACCGGCTGGACAGCCGGTACGCGCGCGTAGTGGTCGACGTCGTGATCCAGCAGCGTTCGGCACGCCGAACCTTCGGCAGCGTGCCCCACCCGGCCCTGCGGATCCGCGAGGGCTACACCGTCCTGGCCGAGGGCGACTTCGGCGACGTCCTGGAGTCGACGGCGGCGACGGTCGGGGAGTTCGTACGCGACGAGTCCGGCGGTTGGAACTTCCTCCCCGGCGTCCACGGCTTCGAGGCCGGCACGGGCCACCGCCTCATGCCCCGGGGGCACACCTCTCCCGGACCGGAGAACGATCCGGACGACGACTGGCCGCAGGAGTCCTGA